From Pedobacter aquae:
AGCTAGATTATTGCGGTTTAAAACAAATAAATCCGCGTTTTCTGTAATGTATTTCATGAAACTAATTTAAGAAACCCTATTTTAAATCGTCCGTATAAACTTTAGATATTAAAAAATATTTTGGAATGAAGTTTGATAAGTTGCTCATGTCAAACTTAAAATTTATTTTTACGACAAATTACAATTAAAATTGTTTAACCTTTAAAAAAAATGATTATGAATTATTCTACATTGAAGAAAACGGTCGCTTTATCATTAGCAACTGCTTTCGCTGTAGCGGCACATGCGCAGGTTACTCCTGCTACTACGTCGTCGTCTGCAAAAACTTTCGGAGGGAGAGGCCAGTACAGAACTTGGACTTTTGGTGTTAACGCTGGTGGTTCTTTACCTTTAAGCATTATTGGCGGTACTAATGATTTCGGTAAAAACGTTGAATTCGGTGAGCATACTATGGGTTTTTACTATGGTATCTCTGTAAGAAAGCAATTAGCGCACTCTTTTGGCTTACAAGGTAACTTAAGCAGAGGTAATGTTATTGCTTATAACAAAGGTGTTGGTACTTTCATACCAGGTGATGCAAGAGCATTTAGTACTGCAAAAACAGAAGTACAATACGATATTAATTTAAGTGGAGTTGTTAACGTAGCAACAGTAGATTTCTTAAGAAGAGAGAATGCAGTTAATTTCTACGTTTCTGCTGGTTACGGTTTAATCGCTTTTAACCCAACTTTATATACTACTTACGCTGGTGGCGATGGTACTCCTGCAGTAAACAACAAAGGTTTATATGGTGATGAAGGTTCTAATGACTACATCAGACAAGCTTACATTCCTGTAGGTGCTGGTGTTAAATTCAAACTATCTGACCGTGTTGCTTTAGATTTTGGTTATGATACTAAATTTATTGATGGAGATAACTTTGACGGTGTTTATGCTGGTGGTACTTCAAAAGATAAATTCTCTGTTGTACGTGGTGGTTTAGAATTCTCTTTAGGTTCTAAAGCTAAACCAGATTTAAACTGGGTTAATCCAATTGCAATGATGTATGATGAATTGAAAGATCCTACATTACGTCAAGAAGTTGAAGCTTTAAAAGGTCGTGTTACTAACGTTGAGCAATCTGTTCAAGATCTTAAAAAAGATTCTGATGGTGACGGTGTTGCTGATCACTTAGACAAATGCCCTAACACACCTGCTGGTGCTAAAGTTGATGGTGCTGGTTGCGAGTTAGATACTGACGGTGACGGTGTGCCAGATTGGAAAGATGATTGTCCTACTGAAAAAGGTACTGCAGAATTAAACGGTTGTCCTGAAATGGGTTCAGCTACTATGTCTGGTGTTGATAATATTCAATTCGAGTATAACTCATCAGTTTTAAGAACTTCTGCTTACCCTACATTAGATAAAATCTCTTCTGCTTTAAGAGCTAATAAAACTCAAGGTCTTCAATTAGATGGTCACGCTTCTGAAGAAGGTACTGATGCTTATAACATGCAATTATCTGTTGATAGAGCTAATGCAGTTAAAACTTATTTAGTTAACTCTGGTGTAGATGCAAAAAGAATTTCTACAAAAGGTTACGGTGAAAGCCGCCCTATTGCATCTAATGCAACTGAAGAAGGACGTGTTAAAAACCGTCGTGTTGAATTCAGACAGAAATAATTAAAACAAATTTTAAGAAAAGGGAGTTCTTGCAAAAGGACTCCCTTTTTTATTTTATAAATTTGTATTATGTTATATTTCTTTAGAAAGAAAGACCCTAACAGGCCAGATAATTTTAATCTGAGAGTTATGCACTGGATAAACAAAACAGCTATCATTGTTTTTTTATTAGGCTTAATTTGGAAACTGTTAGATTGGTTTGTTTTGCATTAAGAGACAACCATTTAAAATTTAAATAATGAAAAAAATCATCAATACGCCTTTGGCGCCAGCGCCAATAGGCCCTTATAGTCAGGCTGTATTAGCTGGCAATACCTTATATGTTTCTGGTCAGATAGCCCTACATCCAGATAGTGGTCAAATTATAGACGGTACTTTAGAGTTAGAAACCAAACAAGTAATGTCTAACCTGAAGGCGGTTTTAGAAGCAGCAGAGATGGATTTTAGCCATGTAGTAAAACCTCTATTTTTTTAAGTGATATGTCTTATTTTGCTCAAGTAAATGAAATTTACGGGCAATATTTTACTGGAAATTACCCGGCAAGAGAAACTGTGGCGGTTAAAACATTACCTAAAAATGTTAATGTAGAAATATCTGTTATTGCCGTTAAAGCTTAATGAGCTTAAAATTAAAATGTTTTTTAGCGGCATTATCTGCAAATATTATTTGGGGTTTTGTAGCTGTTCCAATAAGGTTTGTACAGAACTACGAGGCAGAGCAAATACTTTTTTGTAGAATTATAGCTTCTTTAATTATCTGCTGGTTATTTATTGCTTGTTTCCAGAGAAAGCAGTTAAGGGTTGATATCAATACCTTAACATCAGCTCCAAAAAAAGAAAGAAAAACCTTAATTCTCTTATTGCTTACCTCTGGTGTTTTAATCACTTTTAATTGGTACGCTTTCATTTATGTTATCAATCATGTGAGCCTTAACTCTGCAGCTTTTGCTTACATGATTTGCCCTTTGATAACAGCTTTATCTGGCTTTATGATTTTAAAAGAGGATATCAATAACCAAAAAATTGTAGGAATTATGATAGCACTTATAAGTGTGCTTATTCTTGCAACGGGCTCATTACATGAAGTTCTATGGTCTATCATCACCGCAAGTTTTTATGCATTTTATTTAATTGTACAAAGGGTTATCAAAGCATTTAATAAGATTAATATGCTGGGTTTGCAATTAATTATTGCTTTTATAGTGATTTTACCTTTATACCTCAATTTAGGATTAAGCCTTCCTACTAACTTAAACTTTTGGTTTGATATTATCATTATAGCCGTTTTATTTACTTTGATACCTCTATTTTTAAGTTTATTTGCTTTAGGCGGTTTACCTTCTTCTACGGTTGGGATTATTATATATATTAATCCGGTTATTGCATTTGGTGTAGCATTTTTATATTTTCATGAGGGTATTACTTTAATTCAGGGATTTGCATATTTATTACTAGTAATTGCAGTCATCATATTTAATTGGAAAATATTATCGGGTACAATACGTAAATTAGCGACAAGAGAAGCTACAGATTTTGAATGATCAATTATTTAAAACTCCTATAGAGTATCTAAAAGGTGTTGGTCCGCAAAGGGCAGAAATTCTTAAAAAGGAAGCAGCAATTTTCAAATATGAAGATTTACTATCCTATTATCCTTTTAGATATATTGATAGAACGCAGTTTTATAAAGTAGCAGAAGCAACCCCAGATTTAGCACATGTTCAAATATTAGTAAGGCTAAAGTCTTTTGAGGTCATCGGCGAAAAGCAAAGTAAAAGATTAATAGCCAAAGCTTATGATGATAGTGCCGAGATAGAATTGGTATGGTTTCAAGGAATTAGATGGGTAGAGAAAAACCTGAAATTAAATCAGGTTTATATCATTTTCGGGAAACTCAATCATTTCAATGGTAAAGCGCAAATGGCTCATCCAGAAATGGAGCTTTTTTCTAAGGAAAATGTAACCAAGGGCAATTTAAGCTTACAGCCTGTTTATTCATCAACAGAAAAGTTAAAACAATTTTCATTAGACACGAAGGGCATACAAAAGCTAACGGCTAATGTGTTAGAGCAATTGGCCGATAAAATAGAGGATGTTTTACCGCATTACATCCTACAGAAATACAAATTAAACTCACACAAAGAAGCTTTACTACACATACATTTCCCTACTGATAGCAAATCTTTAAAAAGAGCCCAAACAACCTTAAAATTTGAAGAGCTATTCTTTATTCAGCTAAAAATGTTGAGGAGTAAGCTATTAAGAACCTATAAGTTTAAAGGTAACGTGTTTAGCCAAGTTGGCGATAAGTTCAATTATTTTTACGAGAACCTATTACCATTTTCTTTAACTAATGCACAAAAGAGAGTGATTAAAGAGATAAGATCTGATACCCAAAAAGGTATTCAGATGAATAGATTGGTGCAAGGCGATGTTGGTTCTGGTAAAACAGTAGTTGCTTTAATGAGCATGCTTTTAGCTATTGATAATGGCTATCAAGCTTGTTTAATGGCGCCAACAGAAATTTTAGCAACGCAGCACTACCACTCTTTAAAAGCCTTGTTAAAGGATGATTTTGTAGAAATAGCTTTATTAACAGGCTCAACTAAAAAGAAAGAGCGTAAAGTACTTTTTGAAAAGTTAGCCAGCGGAGATTTAGCTATTTTAATTGGTACGCATGCTTTAATAGAGGATACCGTACAGTTCAAAAATTTAGGATTGGTTGTGATAGATGAGCAGCATCGTTTTGGTGTAGAGCAAAGAGCTAAACTCTGGCGTAAAAATGTGATACCGCCTCACGTTTTGGTAATGACAGCTACACCCATACCTCGTACCCTAGCCATGACTTTGTATGGAGATTTAGATGTATCCATGATTGATGAGTTACCTGCGGGTAGAAAACCTATAGAAACCATTCATCTCTATGAAACACAACGCCTGAGAATGTTTGGCTTGATGAAGCGAGAAATTGCCCTAGGCAGGCAAGTGTATATGGTTTATCCGCTTATTCAGGAAAGTGCTAAACTAGATTTAAAAAATTTAATGGATGGTTTAGAGGTAATGGCCAGAGAGTTTCCATTGCCACAATATAAATTTAGCGTTGTGCATGGGCAATTAACTGCAAAGGATAAAGAATATGAAATGCAGCGCTTTGTAAAGGGAGAAACCCAAATTATGGTAGCTACTACAGTTATTGAAGTTGGGGTAAATGTGCCTAATGCTTCTGTCATGATTATTGAAAATGCGGAGCGCTTTGGATTATCACAACTGCATCAATTAAGAGGAAGAGTGGGAAGAGGGGCAGAACAATCTTACTGTGTGTTGATGTCTGGCGTAAAACTAAGTAAAGAGGCAAAAATAAGATTAGAGACTATGGTAAGAACCAATGATGGTTTTGAAATCTCAGAAATTGATTTACAATTACGTGGTCCGGGAGATATAGAAGGAACTCAACAAAGTGGTATTTTAGACCTTAAATTGGCTGATATTTCTCAAGATCAACAAATACTGCAAGAAGCTAGAAAAACAGTGATAGAAATTTTTGAGGAAGACCCAGACTTAAATTTAGAAAAACATCAGACCTTAAAAAAGTTCTTCTCTGTAAAGAGAAACGGAATCTCATTAGATAAAATATCTTAAAATTATAAATAGACAACATTGGCAGCTACTTCAAACGACCCCTACATAGCACTAAAATTTCCAGAATTTAGGTATTTCTTAGGGATGAGATTTTTCTTTACCATAGGTTATCAGATACAAGCCGTAGTATTGGGTTGGTATGTTTATAATATTACCAAAGACCCGCTTTCCTTGGGTTTAATAGGTTTAGCAGAAGCTATTCCTTCTATTGGCATTGCTTTATATGGCGGTTATGTGGCAGACAAATCAGACAAAGCGGTTTTAATAAAATGGGTGGTTGGTTTAATGGTTTTAGCGTCTTTTGCTTTATATGTTGTAACCACACCCAGTATTGTTGCATTATTAGGAACCTCCAAAGTTATTACTGCTATTTACAGTATCATTTTTATAGTTGGTATTGCAAGAGGTTTCTTCTCGCCAGCAGCTTTTTCTTTAATGGCGCAAATTATACCACGAGAGCATTATCCAAATTCTTCTACCTGGAATAGCTCTATTTGGCAAATTGCAGCTATTGTAGGGCCTGCTTTGGGAGGTTTATTATACGGCTTTATAGGTGTGCATACTACCTTATTAATTATTGTTGCAAGTATTTCTATTTCTTTTTTTGGCACCTTTTTCTTTAAAAGTGTACCGCCTACTTATGTACGTAAAACCAGTATTTACGAAAGTTTATCAGAAGGTTTAAAGTTTGTTTTTAAAACCAAAATGCTTGTTGGCGCCTTAAGTTTAGATTTGTTTTCGGTGTTTTTTGGTGGTGCTGTAGCTTTAATTCCGGTAATTGCAAGCGAGGTTTTAAAAGTAGGCGCTCAAGAGTTTGGCATGATGAGGGCTGCACCCGCTTTAGGCGCTGTTTTAACCATGTTAATGATGACCCGTTTCTCTCCCATGGGCAAACCTTGGCGCAATCTTTTGTTTGCTGTAGCTGGTTTTGGAATATCAATTATAGGCTATGGTTTATCAAGAAATTTATACCTCACGCTTTTCTTTTTGTTTTTAGAAGGCGCTTTTGATAGTGTAAGCGTCATTATTCGCTCTACCATTTTACAATTGCTTACGCCTGATGAAATGCGAGGCAGGGTATCAGCGGTTAATGCCATGTTTATAGGCTCTTCAAATGAGATTGGTCAGTTTGAATCTGGTTTAACAGCAAAATTGATGGGCACTGTACCAGCCGTTTTATTTGGTGGGAGCATGACTTTAGTAGTAGCGGCTGTTACCTGGATGAAGACTCAAAAACTTATTCCCAAAACTTTACATGATATTAGCAAGGGTGAAGAAAATTTGTAATAAAATCATCCAACATCTATCTTATTAAATAAATATATGAGAATAGCTTTACTAATTTCTTTTTTACTTCTTTCTGGACTTGTGTCTGCACAAAGCATAACCATAAAAGGTAGAGTTAGTGATGGGCAAGGAGCCCCTATTCCCTTTGCTACTGTTTACCTTAAAAATTCTACCGTAGGTACATCAGCCAATAGTGAAGGCGAATATGCGCTAAAATTAACAACAGGTAAAAAGGAAATTATTTTTAGGGCAGTGGGCTATAAGCTGCTTGAAAAGTCTTTAGAACTATCTACCAACTTAAATCTCAATATTACCTTAGAAAGCGAAATTTATCAATTAAAAGATGTTGTGGTAAAAGCTGGTGGTGAAGACCCTGCTTATGCTATCATCAGAAAAGCCATCAAAGAAAGAAAAAAGCATCTTAAAGAAAATGATGCCTATACAGCAGAAGTTTATATTAAAGGCTTGCAAAAATTACTAAAAGCACCTAAAAAGTTTTTAGGTAGAGATATTGATAAACTAGCAAAGCAGGCAGGACTAGATTCTAACAGAACGGGAATAGTTTACCTCTCAGAATCGCAATCTAAACTTAGCTATAAAGCCCCTGAATATAAAGAGGAAATGCTATCCTCTAAGGTATCTGGCAGTAACCGAGCCTTCAGCTTTAACCGGGCTAGCGATATGAATATTAATTTCTATGAGAACTTACAAAGCCTGGGCGATTTAAGTAATAGACCATTTATTTCTCCTATCGCAGATAATGCACTTTTTTATTATGATTACAAATTGCTTGGTTCTTCATTTGAAAATGGCCAGGAAATAAACAAAATTCAATTGATACCTAAAAGAGGCTATGACCCAGCTTTTAAAGGTTATATCTACATTATAGAAAACAGTTGGCGCATTTATAGTTTAGATGTTTTGATGACTAAAGAGTCGAACATTAAAATTTTAGATAGCTTAAAAATTAGTCAGCAATACTATACTGTAAATAAAAATAAATGGATGCCTGCTTCTGTAAAATACGAGTTTACAGGCGGTTTATTAGGTTTTAGATTTGGTGGATATTTTATAGCTCTTTATAGTAATTATAATTTGAACCCCAATTTCAAAGAAAAGGAGTTTAAAGAAGTACTAAAAATCACGAAAGAAGTTAATCAAAAAGACACCAGCTATTGGGCTCAGGTACGCCCGGTTCCGCTTACTGTGGATGAAGAAAAAGATTATCAGAAAAAGGATAGCTTGGCAAGAAAAAGAGAATCAAAACCTTATTTAGATTCTTTAGACAGCGTAAACAATAAATTTAAATGGAAATCCTTTTTATTGATGGGAGGCTATAACCCACGCAATCGTTTTAAGAACGAATTTTATAGCTTCAATTCTCTGCTAGGTTCTTTTTCATACAATACGGTAGAAGGTTTTGTGATGAATTATGAGGCAGGCTACAGAAAGAAAATTGATACCCTAAATAACCGTTACCTTGGCGTAAGTGGTAAATTGCGTTATGGGTTTTCTAACAAGCTTTTTAATGCTAGTATGAAAGCCAATATTCCTGTTCTTACCAGTGCTACTTTAGCTCTAGGCTTAGGGTCTGATGTAGTTGACTTAAACAACCGCGGTTCTGTTAAACCTTTGTATAATAGCATCAGTAGTTTGTTTTACGAGCGTAACCTCTCTAAATTTTATCAAAAAAGATTTGTTAATGCCAGTTTATCAGGAAGAATTATAGGTGGTTTAAGAGGGCAGGTTTATAGCGAATGGGCTAATAAAAAATGGCTGCCTAATACTTCTTCATATACCATTATAGATAAGGATAACCGAGATTTTACCTCTAATAATCCTTTTATGCCTTTGGCAGATGTGCCCTTATTTCCTGCATATCAATCATTGAAAATTGGTTTAGGCTTATCTTATAACTTTAGTAATAAATACGTAAGCTATCCTAGTGGCAGGTATTATAATCAAACTCTATATCCAACTTTAGCGCTTAACTACACTAAAGGTATGAAGGGTGTTTTTGCCTCCGATGTTGATTATGATTTAATAGAGCTAAGTTTATCCAAAAACGATGTAAAAACCGGCTTCTACGGCAGCTTTAATTTTTATATTGGAGCCGGTAAGTTTATCAATAATAGGGCTGTTTTTTACCCAGATCTAAAGCACTTTAGAGGAAACCAAATTAGAGTTTTTGAAGAAACTGGAAATACTTTTATGTTCTTAGACTATTACACTCATAGTACATCAAACCAATATATAGAAGGGCATTTTGAGCATAATTTTTCTGGATTTTTTACCAACAAAATTCCGCTCATTAGAAAGCTGAGGTTAAAAGAGCTTATAGGTGTTAATTATCTAACCACCTCAACATTACAAAATTATCATGAGCTATTTGTTGGCCTACAATATTTGAATATTAAGGCTTATGTGGGTAAATCTTTTATTGGCAATCGAGAATCACAATCTGGTTTGAGATTAGCTATCGGTTTATAAAACCAACGCTTAAGCTAATGGCATAAAAGACCCTTAAAATTTCTTACGAGCAGCAACAGGCTTAGCCCAAAAGAAATAAATGATAGCGCCAAGAAGTGGTATCAGAATTACAATTAATAACCAAACCAATTTGAGGTTGGCAGACAAGTTCTCGTTAAAGAAAATATCTTTAGCGGTTACCAAAGCCACCAATAAAGGGAAAAAGAACAAACCAGCAAGCAGCATAAAATAGCCGGTTTGTGATAGTTGTAATAATACAGATAACATCATGAGCTATATTTTAGTCATCAATACACAAAATTAAACAAAAGCTTTATCGTTTAGCCTTTTTTCGCCAATTTGTTGTCTCCACATGGCATAGTACAAGCCTTTTTCAGCTAATAAATGTTCATGTTTACCAACCTCAACAATATGGCCACGCTCTAAAACAAAAATCCTATCGGCATGCATAATGGTTGATAAACGGTGGGCAATTAAAATGGTTATTCTTTCCTTTCCTCCAGATACATCTCTGATGGTTTCTGTAATCTCTTCTTCTGTAATGGAGTCTAGCGCTGATGTTGCCTCATCAAAAACTAAAATATCTGGCTGTCTTAAAAGCGCTCTGGCGATAGATAATCTTTGCTTCTCGCCACCAGAAACTTTAACACCACCTTCGCCAATAACGGTATTTAAACCAGCATCGGCCCTAGCCAATAAAGACTGGCAAGCAGCTTTTTGTAAAACCTGCATACAAGCTTCATCCGTTGCGTTTGGACTCACAAAAAGTAAATTCTCTCTTATAGTACCAGAAAAAAGCTGAGTATCTTGAGTTACAAAACCAATACGCTCTCGCAGCTCATCCAAATCTATTTCATTACTATGGATGCCGTTATAATTTACCTCGCCTTCTTGTGGCTGGTATAGCCCAACCAGTAATTTTACCAAAGTAGTTTTACCAGAGCCAGAAGGGCCAACAAATGCAATAGTTTCTCCTTTTTTTACGCTAAAGCTGATGTTGTGCAAAGCCGGAGCCAAGGCGGTTAAATGCTGAAAGCTTAAATTTTTAAGCTCTAACTCATGAATTGGGCCGGTATGTTTCGGGTGCAAAGGTTTAACCTCTTTTGGTGTGTTTAAGGTTTTTTGGAAATTATTTAAGGATGCTTCTGCCTCCCTATAAGTTAAAATGATATTACCAAACTCTTGTAATGGGCCAAATAAGAAGAAAGAGTAAAACAAAAATGTAAAGTACTGCCCTGCCGATATATCATTTTTAAAGATGAGCAAGAGTAAAATTACCACCATACTGCTTCTAACGAGGTTTACGGTTGTGCCTTGTAAAAAGCTCATGCTACGTACATATTTTACTTTTTTAAGCTCAAGGTCTAGAATTTTATAAGTGGTATTGTTTAATCTGTTAATCTCTTGGTTGGCTAAACCTAAGCTTTTAACCAGTTCTATATTTCTTAAAGATTCTGTTGTAGCGCCAGCCAAAGAGGTAGTAGCACCAACAATTTTCTTCTGTATGGTTTTTATTTTTTTACTCAAAAACCAACTCACTACAAATATTAAAGGTATA
This genomic window contains:
- a CDS encoding DUF6728 family protein; its protein translation is MLYFFRKKDPNRPDNFNLRVMHWINKTAIIVFLLGLIWKLLDWFVLH
- a CDS encoding MFS transporter; translation: MAATSNDPYIALKFPEFRYFLGMRFFFTIGYQIQAVVLGWYVYNITKDPLSLGLIGLAEAIPSIGIALYGGYVADKSDKAVLIKWVVGLMVLASFALYVVTTPSIVALLGTSKVITAIYSIIFIVGIARGFFSPAAFSLMAQIIPREHYPNSSTWNSSIWQIAAIVGPALGGLLYGFIGVHTTLLIIVASISISFFGTFFFKSVPPTYVRKTSIYESLSEGLKFVFKTKMLVGALSLDLFSVFFGGAVALIPVIASEVLKVGAQEFGMMRAAPALGAVLTMLMMTRFSPMGKPWRNLLFAVAGFGISIIGYGLSRNLYLTLFFLFLEGAFDSVSVIIRSTILQLLTPDEMRGRVSAVNAMFIGSSNEIGQFESGLTAKLMGTVPAVLFGGSMTLVVAAVTWMKTQKLIPKTLHDISKGEENL
- the recG gene encoding ATP-dependent DNA helicase RecG yields the protein MNDQLFKTPIEYLKGVGPQRAEILKKEAAIFKYEDLLSYYPFRYIDRTQFYKVAEATPDLAHVQILVRLKSFEVIGEKQSKRLIAKAYDDSAEIELVWFQGIRWVEKNLKLNQVYIIFGKLNHFNGKAQMAHPEMELFSKENVTKGNLSLQPVYSSTEKLKQFSLDTKGIQKLTANVLEQLADKIEDVLPHYILQKYKLNSHKEALLHIHFPTDSKSLKRAQTTLKFEELFFIQLKMLRSKLLRTYKFKGNVFSQVGDKFNYFYENLLPFSLTNAQKRVIKEIRSDTQKGIQMNRLVQGDVGSGKTVVALMSMLLAIDNGYQACLMAPTEILATQHYHSLKALLKDDFVEIALLTGSTKKKERKVLFEKLASGDLAILIGTHALIEDTVQFKNLGLVVIDEQHRFGVEQRAKLWRKNVIPPHVLVMTATPIPRTLAMTLYGDLDVSMIDELPAGRKPIETIHLYETQRLRMFGLMKREIALGRQVYMVYPLIQESAKLDLKNLMDGLEVMAREFPLPQYKFSVVHGQLTAKDKEYEMQRFVKGETQIMVATTVIEVGVNVPNASVMIIENAERFGLSQLHQLRGRVGRGAEQSYCVLMSGVKLSKEAKIRLETMVRTNDGFEISEIDLQLRGPGDIEGTQQSGILDLKLADISQDQQILQEARKTVIEIFEEDPDLNLEKHQTLKKFFSVKRNGISLDKIS
- a CDS encoding ABC transporter ATP-binding protein, coding for MKILIQYLKGYKGLIGLALLFAAINQCFSLIDPHITGKIVDNFINKKDDLTESEFTLGVLKLVGLAVGAAMVSRIAKNFQDYFANIITQKLGAKMYADGLAHSLQLPYQTFEDQRSGETLGILQKVRTDSEKFIIAFINILFTSLVGMVFVIIYSLTVSYKVTLVYFASIPLIFVVSWFLSKKIKTIQKKIVGATTSLAGATTESLRNIELVKSLGLANQEINRLNNTTYKILDLELKKVKYVRSMSFLQGTTVNLVRSSMVVILLLLIFKNDISAGQYFTFLFYSFFLFGPLQEFGNIILTYREAEASLNNFQKTLNTPKEVKPLHPKHTGPIHELELKNLSFQHLTALAPALHNISFSVKKGETIAFVGPSGSGKTTLVKLLVGLYQPQEGEVNYNGIHSNEIDLDELRERIGFVTQDTQLFSGTIRENLLFVSPNATDEACMQVLQKAACQSLLARADAGLNTVIGEGGVKVSGGEKQRLSIARALLRQPDILVFDEATSALDSITEEEITETIRDVSGGKERITILIAHRLSTIMHADRIFVLERGHIVEVGKHEHLLAEKGLYYAMWRQQIGEKRLNDKAFV
- a CDS encoding DUF5686 and carboxypeptidase regulatory-like domain-containing protein; amino-acid sequence: MRIALLISFLLLSGLVSAQSITIKGRVSDGQGAPIPFATVYLKNSTVGTSANSEGEYALKLTTGKKEIIFRAVGYKLLEKSLELSTNLNLNITLESEIYQLKDVVVKAGGEDPAYAIIRKAIKERKKHLKENDAYTAEVYIKGLQKLLKAPKKFLGRDIDKLAKQAGLDSNRTGIVYLSESQSKLSYKAPEYKEEMLSSKVSGSNRAFSFNRASDMNINFYENLQSLGDLSNRPFISPIADNALFYYDYKLLGSSFENGQEINKIQLIPKRGYDPAFKGYIYIIENSWRIYSLDVLMTKESNIKILDSLKISQQYYTVNKNKWMPASVKYEFTGGLLGFRFGGYFIALYSNYNLNPNFKEKEFKEVLKITKEVNQKDTSYWAQVRPVPLTVDEEKDYQKKDSLARKRESKPYLDSLDSVNNKFKWKSFLLMGGYNPRNRFKNEFYSFNSLLGSFSYNTVEGFVMNYEAGYRKKIDTLNNRYLGVSGKLRYGFSNKLFNASMKANIPVLTSATLALGLGSDVVDLNNRGSVKPLYNSISSLFYERNLSKFYQKRFVNASLSGRIIGGLRGQVYSEWANKKWLPNTSSYTIIDKDNRDFTSNNPFMPLADVPLFPAYQSLKIGLGLSYNFSNKYVSYPSGRYYNQTLYPTLALNYTKGMKGVFASDVDYDLIELSLSKNDVKTGFYGSFNFYIGAGKFINNRAVFYPDLKHFRGNQIRVFEETGNTFMFLDYYTHSTSNQYIEGHFEHNFSGFFTNKIPLIRKLRLKELIGVNYLTTSTLQNYHELFVGLQYLNIKAYVGKSFIGNRESQSGLRLAIGL
- a CDS encoding PLDc N-terminal domain-containing protein; this translates as MMLSVLLQLSQTGYFMLLAGLFFFPLLVALVTAKDIFFNENLSANLKLVWLLIVILIPLLGAIIYFFWAKPVAARKKF
- a CDS encoding EamA family transporter translates to MSLKLKCFLAALSANIIWGFVAVPIRFVQNYEAEQILFCRIIASLIICWLFIACFQRKQLRVDINTLTSAPKKERKTLILLLLTSGVLITFNWYAFIYVINHVSLNSAAFAYMICPLITALSGFMILKEDINNQKIVGIMIALISVLILATGSLHEVLWSIITASFYAFYLIVQRVIKAFNKINMLGLQLIIAFIVILPLYLNLGLSLPTNLNFWFDIIIIAVLFTLIPLFLSLFALGGLPSSTVGIIIYINPVIAFGVAFLYFHEGITLIQGFAYLLLVIAVIIFNWKILSGTIRKLATREATDFE
- a CDS encoding OmpA family protein, which gives rise to MNYSTLKKTVALSLATAFAVAAHAQVTPATTSSSAKTFGGRGQYRTWTFGVNAGGSLPLSIIGGTNDFGKNVEFGEHTMGFYYGISVRKQLAHSFGLQGNLSRGNVIAYNKGVGTFIPGDARAFSTAKTEVQYDINLSGVVNVATVDFLRRENAVNFYVSAGYGLIAFNPTLYTTYAGGDGTPAVNNKGLYGDEGSNDYIRQAYIPVGAGVKFKLSDRVALDFGYDTKFIDGDNFDGVYAGGTSKDKFSVVRGGLEFSLGSKAKPDLNWVNPIAMMYDELKDPTLRQEVEALKGRVTNVEQSVQDLKKDSDGDGVADHLDKCPNTPAGAKVDGAGCELDTDGDGVPDWKDDCPTEKGTAELNGCPEMGSATMSGVDNIQFEYNSSVLRTSAYPTLDKISSALRANKTQGLQLDGHASEEGTDAYNMQLSVDRANAVKTYLVNSGVDAKRISTKGYGESRPIASNATEEGRVKNRRVEFRQK